One stretch of Cottoperca gobio chromosome 18, fCotGob3.1, whole genome shotgun sequence DNA includes these proteins:
- the LOC115023890 gene encoding up-regulator of cell proliferation-like isoform X1 produces the protein MEGISDEEAEDTPSTPLSDSKGDSQQTDTRGKETQLESFLEELGLKQNITEKLSLRTVLQIDEKTISDKPAKCNSDLPWYFLKKLMMVNVTARNMKCTSACESNCDAASGELDLDNLVTSLDSDDMLNPLDIITALFLCSDGFVQQEMALKMSMCQFSVPLLLPNCDTKQCTLMLWALRDIVKKYRPQSHSESKGFIEDRIVASKLPMISFVRLGECSLSKSEILNKLLSNSQQYHDTFVHRDMECGDSPRRISNGLAEMTWYLPCGNKNMDVFSEPVAVANLRGDIASFDIQFSFLCQTSAAVFVFFDTLDSECELLTNQPHKAQIFLVGNHQSKGFSLDAVKKVATKLNLNNSNILLKAKHMNDADFIKKLRKMVSNVIEHSKMKMGIEQMADIAHELGITVDEDSSECQTAKQNADAITAEIKAILQYKEAQLPLQGQIWKELTRLEKEQFRLRNVGSENIEMYKSDLQVQKTKLREKQNSYDMSNAMTCFINAISSSGIERRYFLKWLRMNLDNLSRETLSDLREQYKKKCKNSENKEEIKEIDKQLSNCSLGTEHFFREMGQIYQASLSLPETNPSRKQLQNLPKLCAELLLDGFPLELVDGDASNIPLRWVSDVLSQLNDLVSPQNKILVVTVLGVQSTGKSTLLNTMFGVQFAVSSGRCTRGAFMLLIRINEDLKKELNCDFMMIIDTEGLKSPELAQLDNSHEHDNELATLVVGLSDITIINIAMENSIEMKDILQIVVHAFLRMTEVGKTPKCQFVHQNVSDVSAHDKNLRDRKLLLEQLNEMTQAAAKMEKKEENISFTDVMEYNPDTGNWYIPGLWNGNPPMAPVNAGYSEAVYELKKNIIHILGSCKSSANNILEFTEWMKSLWNAVKHENFIFSFRNSLVADAYMRLCTEFNKWEWNFKKEMYTWVTNNETRISNFGKFAVESETSEPAQRSEISDVSELLNDLKSEALTELSEREKKVLENLTQYFKQTEGHVYLVEGYRQEFENSAKSLRKEMQNSVVNQLTAAADTKKGMTEIDRIKENHTKELEGRLCGLIVECRKKNVEMTENELDKEFDKMWNKMVNELSFSKQKPTNVIARVNHYLRDNLSRKGSHVCQLLSEKNLKDCGLDPFKYYTADGYCKKQFKKLFNMEDHVKTVQQIADSIITDCTQFVTDKMQKKSNYHDTYIQEILHMIDKKMQNNKNVKTEIEFEVSLKQHICGNAARSFQEMHEHFLHVNDPSTCLDDNKKDFCSAFKDAFQKRDQCQKKAEEFTKQYLLPAVEDFVKRSLGLDIIGEMKTCEQFSTRIFLQYSILLDLLSKDDFGKYLSYISSYKEYVKEWILNQIVERLSKDSTMFKLEDKHVQSSIRSISDAIDKANTEKSGNLKTFVKNVCLGTPKLNISKDALNAFLILENAEQDQEQEQKKQEQFAYWLTECVKDIAEALRKKYKSTNIHAKLKNLDKSPQNQLFTDLIGCGEQCPFCKSPCEAGGSAHNVHMASLHRPHGLGEYRWSLTNKLTIDICSSSVVSDVCFCCNATNGQFHPFKEYKKIFPGWNIAPDASLQASDSWKYVMAKFNDKFAKEYKADAADIPATWKSITHEQAVTSLKKSFLLK, from the exons ATGGAG GGAATCAGTGATGAGGAAGCAGAGGACACTCCATCGACACCATTGTCTGACAGCAAAGGGGACAGTCAACAGACTGATACACGTGGTAAAG agacacaactgGAGAGCTTTTTGGAGGAACTGGGGTTAAAGCAGAACATCACAGAGAAGCTGTCCCTGAGGACGGTACTGCAGATTGATGAGAAGACCATTAGTGATAAACCTGCCAAGTGTAATTCAGATCTTCCATGGTATTTTCTGAAGAAGCTAATGATGGTTAATGTGACAGCAAGGAATATGAAATGTACATCTGCATGCGAGTCAAACTGTGATGCTGCGTCAGGAGAGTTGGATCTTGATAATCTCGTCACCAGTCTAGATTCAGATGATATGCTAAATCCCCTTGACATAATCACTGCTCTTTTTCTGTGTTCTGATGGTTTCGTACAGCAGGAAATGGCTCTCAAAATGTCTATGTGTCAGTTTTCTGTGCCTCTGTTGCTTCCCAACTGCGACACAAAGCAGTGCACACTCATGCTTTGGGCCCTGAGAGACATTGTTAAAAAGTACAGACCTCAGTCACATTCAGAATCCAAAGGATTTATTGAAGACAGAATTGTTGCCTCTAAACTTCCAATGATATCTTTTGTGAGACTGGGTGAGTGCTCCTTGTCCAAGTCAGAGATCCTCAACAAGCTTCTGAGTAATTCTCAGCAGTACCATGACACCTTTGTTCACCGTGACATGGAGTGTGGTGACAGTCCAAGGAGAATATCCAATGGATTGGCTGAAATGACTTGGTACCTTCCTTGCGGGAACAAAAACATGGATGTCTTCAGTGAGCCAGTAGCTGTAGCTAACCTTCGTGGGGACATTGCTTCATTTGACAtacaattttcttttctgtgtcaGACATCTGCAGCAGTTTTTGTGTTCTTTGACACTTTGGACTCTGAGTGCGAGCTGCTTACCAACCAACCACACAAGGCACAGATCTTCTTGGTGGGTAACCATCAAAGCAAGGGTTTTAGTTTAGATGCTGTAAAAAAGGTAGCAACCAAGTTGAACTTAAATAACAGCAACATCCTTTTGAAGGCTAAGCACATGAATGATGCAGACTTCATAAAAAAATTGAGGAAAATGGTCAGCAATGTAATTGAACACTCAAAGATGAAGATGGGAATTGAGCAGATGGCTGACATTGCCCATGAACTGGGAATCACTGTTGATGAAGACTCTTCAGAGTGCCAGACTGCCAAGCAAAATGCAGATGCGATCACTGCAGAAATTAAAGCTATCCTGCAATACAAAGAAGCTCAGCTACCATTGCAAGGCCAAATATGGAAGGAACTGACTCGCTTGGAGAAGGAACAATTTCGGCTTCGAAATGTTGGATCTGAGAACATAGAAATGTACAAAAGTGATCTTCAagtacagaaaacaaaacttcGGGAAAAACAGAACTCTTATGACATGTCAAATGCAATGACATGTTTCATAAACGCAATATCAAGCTCAGGGATAGAGAGGCGCTATTTCCTGAAATGGCTGCGAATGAACCTTGATAACCTGTCCCGAGAAACTCTGTCTGACCTCAGGGAGCAgtacaaaaagaaatgcaaaaactcTGAGAACAAAGAGGAGATCAAGGAAATTGACAAACAACTTTCCAACTGCTCTCTGGGAACTGAACACTTCTTCCGTGAAATGGGTCAGATCTATCAAGCTTCACTTTCCCTTCCAGAAACAAACCCGTCACGTAAACAATTACAGAACCTCCCCAAACTATGTGCAGAATTGTTGCTTGATGGATTTCCCCTTGAGCTTGTAGACGGAGATGCATCCAACATACCTCTCAGATGGGTGAGTGACGTTCTCTCTCAGCTCAATGACTTGGTGTCTCCTCAGAACAAGATACTGGTAGTCACAGTTCTTGGAGTTCAGAGCACAGGAAAATCCACTCTCCTCAACACCATGTTTGGAGTGCAGTTTGCAGTCAGCAGTGGTCGATGCACTCGAGGTGCCTTTATGTTGCTCATCAGAATCaatgaagatttaaaaaaagaactcaACTGTGACTTCATGATGATCATTGACACTGAGGGCCTAAAGTCACCAGAGCTTGCACAACTGGACAACAGCCACGAGCATGACAACGAGCTAGCAACACTTGTTGTAGGGTTGAGTGACATCACCATCATCAATATTGCAATGGAGAATTCAATAGAAATGAAGGACATCCTACAAATAGTTGTGCATGCTTTTCTCAGGATGACAGAGGTGGGCAAAACTCCCAAATGTCAGTTTGTTCACCAGAATGTGTCGGATGTTTCAGCCCATGACAAGAACTTACGAGACAGGAAACTGCTCTTGGAACAGTTAAACGAGATGACCCAGGCAGCAGccaaaatggaaaagaaagaggagaacatCAGCTTCACTGATGTGATGGAGTACAATCCAGACACTGGCAACTGGTACATTCCTGGACTGTGGAATGGAAACCCACCAATGGCACCAGTCAATGCAGGGTACAGCGAAGCTGTTTATGAGCTCAAGAAGAACATAATCCACATTTTGGGAAGTTGCAAGTCATCTGCTAATAATATCTTGGAGTTTACAGAGTGGATGAAAAGCCTGTGGAATGCAGTAAAGCATGAAAACTTCATCTTCAGCTTCAGAAACAGCCTGGTGGCTGATGCATACATGAGACTCTGCACAGAATTCAACAAATGGGAATGGAACTTCAAAAAAGAGATGTACACGTGGGTTACAAATAATGAAACAAGAATCTCCAACTTTGGAAAATTTGCTGTGGAATCTGAGACATCTGAACCGGCACAAAGGTCTGAGATATCTGACGTTTCAGAACTTCTCAATGATTTGAAAAGTGAAGCATTGACAGAGCTGTCTGAACGGGAGAAAAAAGTTCTTGAGAATTTGACACAGTACTTCAAGCAGACAGAGGGCCATGTCTATCTCGTTGAAGGGTACAGACAGGAATTTGAAAACAGCGCAAAGAGCCTTCgaaaagaaatgcagaactCTGTGGTTAATCaactcacagcagcagctgacacCAAAAAGGGAATGACAGAAATTGATAGAATCAAGGAGAACCACACAAAAGAATTAGAAGGAAGGTTGTGTGGCTTGATTGTTGAATGTCGGAAAAAAAATGTTGAGATGACAGAGAACGAGCTGGACAAAGAATTTGATAAGATGTGGAATAAAATGGTGAACGAACTATCATTTTCTAAGCAAAAGCCCACAAATGTCATTGCAAGGGTGAACCACTACCTGAGAGACAATCTATCTCGTAAGGGGAGTCATGTATGTCAACTATTAAGTGAAAAGAACCTGAAAGATTGTGGACTGGATCCTTTCAAATATTATACAGCAGATGGATATTGTAAAAAACAATTCAAGAAACTGTTCAACATGGAAGATCACGTAAAAACTGTACAACAAATAGCTGACAGCATCATAACTGATTGCACACAGTTTGTGActgacaaaatgcaaaaaaagagcAACTACCATGACACTTACATCCAGGAGATCCTACACATGATTGATAAGAAGATGCAGAACAACAAGAATGTAAAGACAGAGATCGAGTTTGAAGTTTCTCTGAAACAGCACATCTGTGGCAATGCAGCCAGAAGCTTTCAGGAAATGCATGAACATTTCTTACATGTGAATGATCCCTCCACATGTCTTGATGATAACAAAAAGGACTTTTGTAGTGCTTTTAAAGATGCGTTCCAAAAACGAGACCAATGCCAGAAGAAGGCAGAAGAATTCACAAAGCAGTACTTGCTCCCTGCAGTCGAAGACTTTGTCAAACGTTCTCTGGGTCTTGATATCATTGGTGAAATGAAGACATGCGAGCAGTTCAGCACACGGATATTTCTCCAGTATTCAATTTTACTGGATTTGCTCTCAAAAGACGACTTTGGAAAGTATCTTAGCTATATTAGCTCCTATAAGGAGTATGTAAAGGAATGGATACTCAACCAAATAGTGGAACGTTTATCAAAAGACTCTACGATGTTCAAGCTTGAGGACAAACATGTTCAGTCAAGTATCAGGAGCATAAGTGATGCTATCGACAAAGCAAATACAGAGAAGAGTGGCAACTTGAAgacatttgttaaaaatgtctgtCTTGGTACTCCTAAACTGAATATTTCCAAGGATGCTCTGAATGCTTTCTTGATCCTGGAAAATGCTGAGCAGGATCAGGAACAGGAACAGAAGAAACAGGAACAGTTTGCTTACTGGCTCACTGAGTGTGTGAAGGACATCGCAGAAGCTCttagaaagaaatataaatcaacaaacaTCCATGCTAAACTAAAGAATCTTGACAAAAGCCCTCAGAACCAGCTTTTCACCGATCTGATTGGATGTGGTGAACAGTGTCCATTCTGCAAATCGCCTTGTGAGGCAGGAGGAAGCGCCCACAATGTGCACATGGCTTCACTGCATCGGCCACATGGTCTCGGTGAATACAGATGGAGTTTGACAAACAAACTTACAATTGACATATGCTCTTCCTCTGTGGTCAGTGAcgtttgtttttgctgcaatGCTACAAATGGTCAATTTCACCCTTTCAAGGAATACAAAAAGATTTTCCCGGGCTGGAACATTGCTCCAGATGCAAGCCTCCAGGCATCAGACTCCTGGAAATATGTAATGGCAAAGTTCAATGATAAGTTTGCTAAAGAATACAAAGCAGATGCTGCTGATATTCCTGCAACTTGGAAAAGTATCACTCATGAGCAAGCAGTGACAAGTCTCAAAAAGTCATTTCTCCTCAAATGA
- the LOC115023890 gene encoding up-regulator of cell proliferation-like isoform X2 — protein MEGISDEEAEDTPSTPLSDSKGDSQQTDTRETQLESFLEELGLKQNITEKLSLRTVLQIDEKTISDKPAKCNSDLPWYFLKKLMMVNVTARNMKCTSACESNCDAASGELDLDNLVTSLDSDDMLNPLDIITALFLCSDGFVQQEMALKMSMCQFSVPLLLPNCDTKQCTLMLWALRDIVKKYRPQSHSESKGFIEDRIVASKLPMISFVRLGECSLSKSEILNKLLSNSQQYHDTFVHRDMECGDSPRRISNGLAEMTWYLPCGNKNMDVFSEPVAVANLRGDIASFDIQFSFLCQTSAAVFVFFDTLDSECELLTNQPHKAQIFLVGNHQSKGFSLDAVKKVATKLNLNNSNILLKAKHMNDADFIKKLRKMVSNVIEHSKMKMGIEQMADIAHELGITVDEDSSECQTAKQNADAITAEIKAILQYKEAQLPLQGQIWKELTRLEKEQFRLRNVGSENIEMYKSDLQVQKTKLREKQNSYDMSNAMTCFINAISSSGIERRYFLKWLRMNLDNLSRETLSDLREQYKKKCKNSENKEEIKEIDKQLSNCSLGTEHFFREMGQIYQASLSLPETNPSRKQLQNLPKLCAELLLDGFPLELVDGDASNIPLRWVSDVLSQLNDLVSPQNKILVVTVLGVQSTGKSTLLNTMFGVQFAVSSGRCTRGAFMLLIRINEDLKKELNCDFMMIIDTEGLKSPELAQLDNSHEHDNELATLVVGLSDITIINIAMENSIEMKDILQIVVHAFLRMTEVGKTPKCQFVHQNVSDVSAHDKNLRDRKLLLEQLNEMTQAAAKMEKKEENISFTDVMEYNPDTGNWYIPGLWNGNPPMAPVNAGYSEAVYELKKNIIHILGSCKSSANNILEFTEWMKSLWNAVKHENFIFSFRNSLVADAYMRLCTEFNKWEWNFKKEMYTWVTNNETRISNFGKFAVESETSEPAQRSEISDVSELLNDLKSEALTELSEREKKVLENLTQYFKQTEGHVYLVEGYRQEFENSAKSLRKEMQNSVVNQLTAAADTKKGMTEIDRIKENHTKELEGRLCGLIVECRKKNVEMTENELDKEFDKMWNKMVNELSFSKQKPTNVIARVNHYLRDNLSRKGSHVCQLLSEKNLKDCGLDPFKYYTADGYCKKQFKKLFNMEDHVKTVQQIADSIITDCTQFVTDKMQKKSNYHDTYIQEILHMIDKKMQNNKNVKTEIEFEVSLKQHICGNAARSFQEMHEHFLHVNDPSTCLDDNKKDFCSAFKDAFQKRDQCQKKAEEFTKQYLLPAVEDFVKRSLGLDIIGEMKTCEQFSTRIFLQYSILLDLLSKDDFGKYLSYISSYKEYVKEWILNQIVERLSKDSTMFKLEDKHVQSSIRSISDAIDKANTEKSGNLKTFVKNVCLGTPKLNISKDALNAFLILENAEQDQEQEQKKQEQFAYWLTECVKDIAEALRKKYKSTNIHAKLKNLDKSPQNQLFTDLIGCGEQCPFCKSPCEAGGSAHNVHMASLHRPHGLGEYRWSLTNKLTIDICSSSVVSDVCFCCNATNGQFHPFKEYKKIFPGWNIAPDASLQASDSWKYVMAKFNDKFAKEYKADAADIPATWKSITHEQAVTSLKKSFLLK, from the exons ATGGAG GGAATCAGTGATGAGGAAGCAGAGGACACTCCATCGACACCATTGTCTGACAGCAAAGGGGACAGTCAACAGACTGATACACGTG agacacaactgGAGAGCTTTTTGGAGGAACTGGGGTTAAAGCAGAACATCACAGAGAAGCTGTCCCTGAGGACGGTACTGCAGATTGATGAGAAGACCATTAGTGATAAACCTGCCAAGTGTAATTCAGATCTTCCATGGTATTTTCTGAAGAAGCTAATGATGGTTAATGTGACAGCAAGGAATATGAAATGTACATCTGCATGCGAGTCAAACTGTGATGCTGCGTCAGGAGAGTTGGATCTTGATAATCTCGTCACCAGTCTAGATTCAGATGATATGCTAAATCCCCTTGACATAATCACTGCTCTTTTTCTGTGTTCTGATGGTTTCGTACAGCAGGAAATGGCTCTCAAAATGTCTATGTGTCAGTTTTCTGTGCCTCTGTTGCTTCCCAACTGCGACACAAAGCAGTGCACACTCATGCTTTGGGCCCTGAGAGACATTGTTAAAAAGTACAGACCTCAGTCACATTCAGAATCCAAAGGATTTATTGAAGACAGAATTGTTGCCTCTAAACTTCCAATGATATCTTTTGTGAGACTGGGTGAGTGCTCCTTGTCCAAGTCAGAGATCCTCAACAAGCTTCTGAGTAATTCTCAGCAGTACCATGACACCTTTGTTCACCGTGACATGGAGTGTGGTGACAGTCCAAGGAGAATATCCAATGGATTGGCTGAAATGACTTGGTACCTTCCTTGCGGGAACAAAAACATGGATGTCTTCAGTGAGCCAGTAGCTGTAGCTAACCTTCGTGGGGACATTGCTTCATTTGACAtacaattttcttttctgtgtcaGACATCTGCAGCAGTTTTTGTGTTCTTTGACACTTTGGACTCTGAGTGCGAGCTGCTTACCAACCAACCACACAAGGCACAGATCTTCTTGGTGGGTAACCATCAAAGCAAGGGTTTTAGTTTAGATGCTGTAAAAAAGGTAGCAACCAAGTTGAACTTAAATAACAGCAACATCCTTTTGAAGGCTAAGCACATGAATGATGCAGACTTCATAAAAAAATTGAGGAAAATGGTCAGCAATGTAATTGAACACTCAAAGATGAAGATGGGAATTGAGCAGATGGCTGACATTGCCCATGAACTGGGAATCACTGTTGATGAAGACTCTTCAGAGTGCCAGACTGCCAAGCAAAATGCAGATGCGATCACTGCAGAAATTAAAGCTATCCTGCAATACAAAGAAGCTCAGCTACCATTGCAAGGCCAAATATGGAAGGAACTGACTCGCTTGGAGAAGGAACAATTTCGGCTTCGAAATGTTGGATCTGAGAACATAGAAATGTACAAAAGTGATCTTCAagtacagaaaacaaaacttcGGGAAAAACAGAACTCTTATGACATGTCAAATGCAATGACATGTTTCATAAACGCAATATCAAGCTCAGGGATAGAGAGGCGCTATTTCCTGAAATGGCTGCGAATGAACCTTGATAACCTGTCCCGAGAAACTCTGTCTGACCTCAGGGAGCAgtacaaaaagaaatgcaaaaactcTGAGAACAAAGAGGAGATCAAGGAAATTGACAAACAACTTTCCAACTGCTCTCTGGGAACTGAACACTTCTTCCGTGAAATGGGTCAGATCTATCAAGCTTCACTTTCCCTTCCAGAAACAAACCCGTCACGTAAACAATTACAGAACCTCCCCAAACTATGTGCAGAATTGTTGCTTGATGGATTTCCCCTTGAGCTTGTAGACGGAGATGCATCCAACATACCTCTCAGATGGGTGAGTGACGTTCTCTCTCAGCTCAATGACTTGGTGTCTCCTCAGAACAAGATACTGGTAGTCACAGTTCTTGGAGTTCAGAGCACAGGAAAATCCACTCTCCTCAACACCATGTTTGGAGTGCAGTTTGCAGTCAGCAGTGGTCGATGCACTCGAGGTGCCTTTATGTTGCTCATCAGAATCaatgaagatttaaaaaaagaactcaACTGTGACTTCATGATGATCATTGACACTGAGGGCCTAAAGTCACCAGAGCTTGCACAACTGGACAACAGCCACGAGCATGACAACGAGCTAGCAACACTTGTTGTAGGGTTGAGTGACATCACCATCATCAATATTGCAATGGAGAATTCAATAGAAATGAAGGACATCCTACAAATAGTTGTGCATGCTTTTCTCAGGATGACAGAGGTGGGCAAAACTCCCAAATGTCAGTTTGTTCACCAGAATGTGTCGGATGTTTCAGCCCATGACAAGAACTTACGAGACAGGAAACTGCTCTTGGAACAGTTAAACGAGATGACCCAGGCAGCAGccaaaatggaaaagaaagaggagaacatCAGCTTCACTGATGTGATGGAGTACAATCCAGACACTGGCAACTGGTACATTCCTGGACTGTGGAATGGAAACCCACCAATGGCACCAGTCAATGCAGGGTACAGCGAAGCTGTTTATGAGCTCAAGAAGAACATAATCCACATTTTGGGAAGTTGCAAGTCATCTGCTAATAATATCTTGGAGTTTACAGAGTGGATGAAAAGCCTGTGGAATGCAGTAAAGCATGAAAACTTCATCTTCAGCTTCAGAAACAGCCTGGTGGCTGATGCATACATGAGACTCTGCACAGAATTCAACAAATGGGAATGGAACTTCAAAAAAGAGATGTACACGTGGGTTACAAATAATGAAACAAGAATCTCCAACTTTGGAAAATTTGCTGTGGAATCTGAGACATCTGAACCGGCACAAAGGTCTGAGATATCTGACGTTTCAGAACTTCTCAATGATTTGAAAAGTGAAGCATTGACAGAGCTGTCTGAACGGGAGAAAAAAGTTCTTGAGAATTTGACACAGTACTTCAAGCAGACAGAGGGCCATGTCTATCTCGTTGAAGGGTACAGACAGGAATTTGAAAACAGCGCAAAGAGCCTTCgaaaagaaatgcagaactCTGTGGTTAATCaactcacagcagcagctgacacCAAAAAGGGAATGACAGAAATTGATAGAATCAAGGAGAACCACACAAAAGAATTAGAAGGAAGGTTGTGTGGCTTGATTGTTGAATGTCGGAAAAAAAATGTTGAGATGACAGAGAACGAGCTGGACAAAGAATTTGATAAGATGTGGAATAAAATGGTGAACGAACTATCATTTTCTAAGCAAAAGCCCACAAATGTCATTGCAAGGGTGAACCACTACCTGAGAGACAATCTATCTCGTAAGGGGAGTCATGTATGTCAACTATTAAGTGAAAAGAACCTGAAAGATTGTGGACTGGATCCTTTCAAATATTATACAGCAGATGGATATTGTAAAAAACAATTCAAGAAACTGTTCAACATGGAAGATCACGTAAAAACTGTACAACAAATAGCTGACAGCATCATAACTGATTGCACACAGTTTGTGActgacaaaatgcaaaaaaagagcAACTACCATGACACTTACATCCAGGAGATCCTACACATGATTGATAAGAAGATGCAGAACAACAAGAATGTAAAGACAGAGATCGAGTTTGAAGTTTCTCTGAAACAGCACATCTGTGGCAATGCAGCCAGAAGCTTTCAGGAAATGCATGAACATTTCTTACATGTGAATGATCCCTCCACATGTCTTGATGATAACAAAAAGGACTTTTGTAGTGCTTTTAAAGATGCGTTCCAAAAACGAGACCAATGCCAGAAGAAGGCAGAAGAATTCACAAAGCAGTACTTGCTCCCTGCAGTCGAAGACTTTGTCAAACGTTCTCTGGGTCTTGATATCATTGGTGAAATGAAGACATGCGAGCAGTTCAGCACACGGATATTTCTCCAGTATTCAATTTTACTGGATTTGCTCTCAAAAGACGACTTTGGAAAGTATCTTAGCTATATTAGCTCCTATAAGGAGTATGTAAAGGAATGGATACTCAACCAAATAGTGGAACGTTTATCAAAAGACTCTACGATGTTCAAGCTTGAGGACAAACATGTTCAGTCAAGTATCAGGAGCATAAGTGATGCTATCGACAAAGCAAATACAGAGAAGAGTGGCAACTTGAAgacatttgttaaaaatgtctgtCTTGGTACTCCTAAACTGAATATTTCCAAGGATGCTCTGAATGCTTTCTTGATCCTGGAAAATGCTGAGCAGGATCAGGAACAGGAACAGAAGAAACAGGAACAGTTTGCTTACTGGCTCACTGAGTGTGTGAAGGACATCGCAGAAGCTCttagaaagaaatataaatcaacaaacaTCCATGCTAAACTAAAGAATCTTGACAAAAGCCCTCAGAACCAGCTTTTCACCGATCTGATTGGATGTGGTGAACAGTGTCCATTCTGCAAATCGCCTTGTGAGGCAGGAGGAAGCGCCCACAATGTGCACATGGCTTCACTGCATCGGCCACATGGTCTCGGTGAATACAGATGGAGTTTGACAAACAAACTTACAATTGACATATGCTCTTCCTCTGTGGTCAGTGAcgtttgtttttgctgcaatGCTACAAATGGTCAATTTCACCCTTTCAAGGAATACAAAAAGATTTTCCCGGGCTGGAACATTGCTCCAGATGCAAGCCTCCAGGCATCAGACTCCTGGAAATATGTAATGGCAAAGTTCAATGATAAGTTTGCTAAAGAATACAAAGCAGATGCTGCTGATATTCCTGCAACTTGGAAAAGTATCACTCATGAGCAAGCAGTGACAAGTCTCAAAAAGTCATTTCTCCTCAAATGA